The following are from one region of the Ornithorhynchus anatinus isolate Pmale09 chromosome 20, mOrnAna1.pri.v4, whole genome shotgun sequence genome:
- the HIKESHI gene encoding protein Hikeshi, producing the protein MFGCLVAGRLVQTAAQQVAEDKFVFDLPDYESVNHVVVFMLGTVPFPEGMGGSVYFSYPDRSGTPVWQLLGFVTNAKPSAIFKISGLKSGEGGQHPFGTMTIARTPSVAQIGISVELLETLAQQTPVGNAAVSSVDSFTQFTQKMLDSFYNFATSFAVSPAQMTPSPSEVFIPANVVLKWYENFQRRLAQNPLFWKT; encoded by the exons ATGTTCGGATGCCTGGTGGCCGGGAGGCTG GTGCAGACGGCGGCCCAGCAAGTGGCCGAGGATAAATTTGTGTTCGACTTGCCGGACTACGAAAGCGTCAACCACGTGGTGGTTTTCATGCTGGGGACCGTCCCCTTCCCCGAGGGCATGGGAGGGTCGGTCTACTTCTCGTACCCCGACCGGAGCGGGACGCCGGTGTGGCAGCTCCTGGGCTTTGTCACCAACGCAAAGCCGAGCGCCATCTTCAAAATTTCCGGCCTTAAATCTG GGGAAGGCGGCCAGCATCCTTTTGGCACCATGACCATCGCCAGGACCCCGTCGGTGGCTCAGATTGGGATCTCGGTGGAGCTGCTGGAGACCCTGGCCCAGCAGACGCCCGTGGGCAACGCCGCGGTCTCCTCCGTGGACTCCTTCACGCAG TTCACTCAGAAGATGTTGGACAGCTTCTACAACTTCGCCACGTCATTTGCAGTCTCTCCGGCCCAGATGACCCCGAGTCCCTCTGAGGTTTTCATCCCGGCGAACGTGGTTCTGAAATG GTATGAGAATTTTCAGAGACGACTGGCACAGAACCCTCTGTTTTGGAAAACATAA